AAAGTGGTACATAAAAATTGAAGAAAAATGGATCTTTTTTCAAACCGCTTAGTTCGATATGATGAGCTGAATAGAGTCATCTTACAATTTTGTCGATACATCAGTCTCATGAAGAGCTCCGGCTGCTTCCCCCTGATCGCTGTCCAGCTCATCCTTCCGTTTTATCGCCAATCTCTAATTTGTGAAAGAATCCGAGGAGTGTATGTCTATGAACTTGAACATGGAATTGAAACCTACTACCTTGCAGGGCGAGCGTGTTGCCTTAATCCCAATGAACGCTTCCCATATCGATGGACTGGCTGAAGCCGCCCATGATCCGGCTATCTGGGGGTATATGAAACCGCTGCTAAATCGCGCGGAAGTCGAAGCTTTTGTCCGCCTAGCGTTAGAGGAGCAGCAAGCAGGGTTGTCGCTGCCCTTCAGTGTTTACGATAAACAAACAGAACAATGGATCGGCAGTACGAGGCTTCATGATTATTCCGCTTCCAACCGCCATTTGGAAATCGGGCATACGTGGTATCATCCAAGCGTTTGGCGGACGCGGGTCAATACGGAGTGCAAATATTTGCTGCTTCGCCACTGCTTCGAGACGCTGGACCTGATCCGTGTTCAAATTAAAACGGACCTCCGCAACGTCCGCTCCCAAGAGGCCATCGCCCGTCTCGGCGCTCAGCGGGAGGGCATTCTCCGCCAACATCGGATCCTTCATGACGGCTATATTCGGGATACAGTCATGTTTAGCATTCTGGATTCGGAATGGCATTCAGTGAGGAACCGGTTGGAGGGATTTTTGAACAAAAATTTTGATTTAGCGAAGTGACGGACTGACGCGGAAATGATATAATAACTCCTAAAAATGAAAAGTTCATTGGAAGGAATGACCGAAACCTATGAATCCTCTGGCACGACAGTTAAACGAGACCTTGGAACGTGAAAATTCTCACGTGCACGCCATGCTTTCCGCATTGGGCAAATCGATTTATTTCCCTAAGGAAGGCATTCTCAGTCAATCTGCTGAAGCAAAAGCAAAAGCCAAGACATACAACGCCACGATCGGTATCGCTATCGAGAATGGACAGCCGATGCATCTGAAAGTCATCCAAGACACTCTCTCCACTTACGCGCCAAAAGATCTGTACGAATATGCGCCTCCTGCGGGCAAGCCGGAACTTCGCGCTGCATGGCGCAAGAAAATGCTGGAAGAAAACCCTGATATCCAAGGCAAACTGATCGGTAATCCGATTGTCACCAACGCATTGACGCACGGTCTCAGCATCGCTGCCGATTTGTTCGCTGATCAAGACGATGCCGTCATTATTCCTGATAAAAACTGGGAAAATTACGAGCTGACATTTGAAATTCGCCGCGGTGCGCGAATCGTCAACTATCCGCTCTATAACGAGCAGAACCGCTTTAATGCCGCAGGTCTTCGCGAGGCACTCCTTGCGCAAAAGTCAAAAGGCAAAGCGATTGTCGTTCTGAACTTCCCTAACAATCCGACCGGCTATACGCCTGATGCCCAGGAAGGCAGAGAAATCGCCGCGGCCATTAAAGATGCAGCGGAAGCCGGCATCAACGTGGTAGCTTTGACGGACGATGCTTATTTCGGTCTTTTCTTCGAGGACTCCCTTCATGAATCTCTGTTCGGACAGCTTGCCGAGCTGCACCCTCGTGTGCTCGCGGTCAAAATTGACGGAGCCACCAAGGAAGAGTACGTGTGGGGCTTCCGGGTAGGTTTCATTACTTATGCGGGTAACAGCGAGGCAATGCTGAGTGCTTTGGAGCAAAAAACGATGGGCATTATCCGCGCCACCATCTCCAGCGGCCCGCACCCGTCGCAAACCTTCGTCTTGCACGCTTTGAACTCACCGGAGTTCAAGCAGCAAAAGCAGGAGAAGTTCGATATTATGAAAGGCCGCGCCAACCGCACCAAGGCGCTGCTCGACAGCGGCAAATTCAACGACGCCTGGGATTACTACCCGTTCAACTCCGGCTACTTCATGTGCCTGAAGCTGAAAACCGTTGACGCCGAGTCGCTGCGTGTACACCTTCTCGACAAATATGGCGTCGGTACGATCGCCTTGGGCGAAACCGATCTTCGTGTTGCCTTCTCGTGTATTGATGAATCGCAAATTGATGAGCTCTTCGGCCTGATTTATCAAAGCGTGAAAGATATAGAAACGGTTGCGGCCAAGTAATGATCCGTTCATAAATTCAAAAAGCACCTTCTGCTAGATGTGGAGTGCCCCCCTTATAATAGACATTGGAAAAACCCCCTGGGTAAACCGATGAATTATTAGGGGGGCATTTCTATGGCGATCAAAGGACAAACGTTTAGACATTATCCAGAATCCATCAAGACAGAGGCTATTCGTTTACATGAGGTGGAGGGTTGGAGCTACCGAGAAATCACAGAACATTTGGGGATATATGATAAGGGACGGGTCAAGAAGTGGATGAGTAAATACCGTGAGTGCGGCGAAGAAAGTTTTAAGGACAAGCGTGGAGGCCCCTTTCGAGCAGAGACAGAGCAAGAGCGACTAATTCGACAGTTGCAATTAGAGGTAGATGTGCTAAAAAAGTGGTTACAATTCTTGAGTCGGGAGGTGCACAAGATAAATACTACGTCATAGATGAGTTGAAGGAGCAGCAAAGCGTGAAAGAGTTATGTTCTTATTTGGGAGTAAGCAGAAGTGGTTACTACGCCTATGTAAAGCGTAGGACAACAGATCCTGATGGAGAACTAAAGCTCAAAATCTTGGCGATCTACGAGCAGCGTAAGAAGATTCTAGGGTACCGCCGTATTCAAGATGAGTTGTATCGTCAGCATAACCTTATCGTCAATCATAAGAAGGTTTTGCGCCTTATGCAAGAACTTGGCATCAAGTCAATTATCCGCCGCAAATATAAGTATCAAACGAGTCATGAAGCAGCTATATCCGACGGGAGAGTGGCCGAGAACTTGCTAAAGCGGAACTTCCATGCCGACGGTCCAAATCAAAAGTGGGTTACAGATGTTACGCAATATCGTGTGTTCGATGATCGGGTCTACTTATCGGCCATAAAGGATCTCTGGAACGGCGAAATTGTGGCTTATCACATCAGTAACCGTAACGACAATCCGCTTGTATTAGATACGTTTAGAAAAGCATTTAAAGC
This genomic window from Paenibacillus hexagrammi contains:
- a CDS encoding GNAT family N-acetyltransferase; this encodes MNLNMELKPTTLQGERVALIPMNASHIDGLAEAAHDPAIWGYMKPLLNRAEVEAFVRLALEEQQAGLSLPFSVYDKQTEQWIGSTRLHDYSASNRHLEIGHTWYHPSVWRTRVNTECKYLLLRHCFETLDLIRVQIKTDLRNVRSQEAIARLGAQREGILRQHRILHDGYIRDTVMFSILDSEWHSVRNRLEGFLNKNFDLAK
- a CDS encoding aminotransferase class I/II-fold pyridoxal phosphate-dependent enzyme; translation: MNPLARQLNETLERENSHVHAMLSALGKSIYFPKEGILSQSAEAKAKAKTYNATIGIAIENGQPMHLKVIQDTLSTYAPKDLYEYAPPAGKPELRAAWRKKMLEENPDIQGKLIGNPIVTNALTHGLSIAADLFADQDDAVIIPDKNWENYELTFEIRRGARIVNYPLYNEQNRFNAAGLREALLAQKSKGKAIVVLNFPNNPTGYTPDAQEGREIAAAIKDAAEAGINVVALTDDAYFGLFFEDSLHESLFGQLAELHPRVLAVKIDGATKEEYVWGFRVGFITYAGNSEAMLSALEQKTMGIIRATISSGPHPSQTFVLHALNSPEFKQQKQEKFDIMKGRANRTKALLDSGKFNDAWDYYPFNSGYFMCLKLKTVDAESLRVHLLDKYGVGTIALGETDLRVAFSCIDESQIDELFGLIYQSVKDIETVAAK
- a CDS encoding helix-turn-helix domain-containing protein, producing MAIKGQTFRHYPESIKTEAIRLHEVEGWSYREITEHLGIYDKGRVKKWMSKYRECGEESFKDKRGGPFRAETEQERLIRQLQLEVDVLKKWLQFLSREVHKINTTS
- a CDS encoding IS3 family transposase, with product MVTILESGGAQDKYYVIDELKEQQSVKELCSYLGVSRSGYYAYVKRRTTDPDGELKLKILAIYEQRKKILGYRRIQDELYRQHNLIVNHKKVLRLMQELGIKSIIRRKYKYQTSHEAAISDGRVAENLLKRNFHADGPNQKWVTDVTQYRVFDDRVYLSAIKDLWNGEIVAYHISNRNDNPLVLDTFRKAFKAHKDVSGLIVHSDQGSQYTSHAYHDMLPKVGARISMSRRGNCYDNASMESFFSHLKVEALYPYDIRSIEEVQRRIEEFIRFYNEERAQKKLNKLTPVEYRRQLVA